Proteins found in one Phaseolus vulgaris cultivar G19833 unplaced genomic scaffold, P. vulgaris v2.0 scaffold_69, whole genome shotgun sequence genomic segment:
- the LOC137817456 gene encoding uncharacterized protein — translation MAEDLPSLVSRAVKDSLKKLQEENSELKESNLMIRAEAEKLTCNLLMTEMEHSRLEDALDAELRNARKEASDLRQKLHLQLQEKIDLESKLVPLRVKVADLEATRKAEASKVERIEKRSADREILLGKVEADRDKALAELSQAREEAKKIVAELAQTRDESKRATEELAQTHEEKEELNKQIHELEQSAAQVLTSGFEAALEQMACQYPELDLSMLSICNEVVDGKIVPSED, via the coding sequence ATGGCGGAAGATCTCCCTTCGCTTGTATCAAGAGCTGTGAAGGATTCGCTCAAGAAGCTTCAAGAGGAAAACTCCGAGCTCAAGGAGTCAAATCTCATGATAAGGGCTGAGGCGGAGAAGCTCACTTGCAACCTGCTGATGACTGAAATGGAACACTCAAGGCTGGAGGATGCACTGGACGCCGAGCTAAGGAACGCGCGCAAGGAAGCCTCTgatctgcgccaaaaactgcacctccaactCCAAGAGAAAATTGACTTGGAGAGCAAGCTAGTCCCACTCAGGGTCAAGGTGGCAGATTTGGAGGCTACACGAAAAGCTGAGGCTTCCAAGGTGGAAAGAATTGAGAAGAGATCAGCAGATAGGGAGATCCTCTTGGGGAAGGTCGAGGCAGACAGAGATAAGGCTCTCGCTGAGCTCTCCCAAGCTCGTGAGGAAGCTAAAAAGATTGTTGCAGAGCTGGCCCAAACTCGGGACGAGAGCAAAAGAGCTACTGAAGAACTGGCTCAAACTCATGAGGAAAAGGAAGAGCTGAATAAGCAAATACATGAGCTTGAGCAGAGTGCTGCTCAAGTCCTCACCTCTGGGTTCGAAGCTGCTCTGGAGCAAATGGCGTGCCAATACCCTGAGCTCGACCTTTCTATGTTGTCGATCtgcaatgaagtggtggatgggaagattgtaCCTTCTGAAGACTAA